From one Euwallacea fornicatus isolate EFF26 chromosome 4, ASM4011564v1, whole genome shotgun sequence genomic stretch:
- the LOC136338972 gene encoding QRFP-like peptide receptor — MGTGRSRVEESHTQNVPESALKSIHINSTVYYWIILIVSIIAIIGNLCVIRSVSFRKYKYLQKTCMISLAVSDILTVVTFSINYLDVLGKPRDMVWSTGEFLCWYNPLGQVLGNLASSMALLVIALDRYHSVIYAVSPKWNPELWKCIKGAIILWGICFGIAYPMSTFYFHLPARIESSGENVYFCVGTNSTRGVIKFYYVSVALLFFLPLITMFVWFYYKIAILLWKLRKPVSSKGTRIEEPDNTSSSKSFSHCPSSPVLKNALKHKKNPQMQRKIRTFRIVIVLILAFNLFRMPYWVFWLVKLLSNVKATNAIWRTTLIFTVLNLVNCAMNPFLYTYLNQTIYICLKVHEFVYRNCCCCFSNDEFQEYENGTHTIYEGVLGPPIAAKQESEKRAIDNPSYEKFPSSVPQFPKYTSVDRF; from the exons ATGGGTACAGGTAGATCTAGA gtcGAGGAATCTCATACTCAAAATGTTCCTGAGAGTGCATTGAAATCAATTCACATAAATTCCACGGTCTATTATTGGATTATATTAATTGTATCCATTATTGCGATTATAGGGAATTTATGCGTTATAAGATCAGTGAGTTTCAG aaaataTAAGTACCTGCAAAAAACATGTATGATTTCGTTAGCCGTCTCAGATATTTTGACCGTCGTAACGTTTTCCATCAATTACTTGGATGTGCTGGGAAAACCTCGCGATATGGTTTGG TCCACAGGAGAGTTCCTCTGCTGGTATAACCCCCTAGGGCAGGTACTCGGCAATTTAGCAAGTTCTATGGCGCTTCTTGTGATCGCCCTTGACCGGTACCATAGCGTCATTTACGCAGTAAGTCCGAAATGGAATCCAGAATTGTGGAAATGCATTAAAGGCGCAATAATATTGTGGGGCATATGTTTCG GAATAGCATATCCCATGAGCACATTTTACTTCCACTTGCCTGCTAGAATTGAATCGTCTGGCgaaaatgtgtatttttgcGTTGGAACGAATAGCACTCGTGgagttataaaattttattatgtttctGTAGCACTATTGTTCTTTCTTCCTCTCATCACAATGTTTGTTtggttttattacaaaatcgCCATTTTATTATGGAAACTCAGAAAACCAGTCTCATCGAAGGGTACAAGGATTGAAGAACCCGACAACACTTCTTCAAGCAAATCATTTTCACACTGTCCTAGCAGCCCCGTGTTGAAGAATGCATTAAAGCACAAGAAAAATCCACAAATGCAGAGGAAAATCAGGACATTTCGAATCGtcatagttttaattttggcGTTTAATCTATTTCGAATGCCATATTGGGTCTTTTGGTTAGtgaaacttttatcaaatGTGAAAGCAACAAATGCAATTTGGAGAACTACATTGATTTTcactgttttaaatttagtcaATTGTGCCATGAATCCATTTTTGTACACATACTTAAATCAAACTATTTACATTTGCTTAAAAGTTCACGAGTTTGTATACAGGAACTGTTGTTGTTGCTTCTCAAATGATGAGTTTCAGGAATATGAAAATGGTACTCACACAATTTACGAGGGAGTTCTAGGCCCTCCGATTGCTGCAAAGCAGGAGTCGGAAAAGCGAGCGATTGATAATCCTAGTTATGAGAAATTTCCTTCTTCAGTTCCTCAGTTTCCTAAATATACTTCGGTTGACAGGTTTTAG